In Methanococcus voltae, the sequence CTTACATCAATGATTGTTGTAATTTTGCTTCTTCTTCTTCTAACTTGTGATTTCAAGTATTCTCTTGTTGTATCGTGTCCTACAAATTGAGTAACAGCGTTTTTACCACTTACTGAGTTTACTTTAAACTGCATTCTGATTGAGTGCTTTGAGTGGTCGTTTGTTAAATCCTTTAAGCTGATTTCTGAAACTCTACCGATTAAACCTGCTGGGTCGTTTGCAGGTGTTTGTCCGATTTCTGCTCCACCAAAGGATTTAGGAGCAACAATATTATACCATACTTTGGTTTTCCAAGTATCTCTGGTCATTCTTTTTCCTTTGGTTGACCTTGCTTTCATTCTTGCCATGGTTACACCTCAATATGAATTCCTATTTTTGAATCCAATGAATATTACATGTTTCCTATATTTTTATTATAAGTTAAAATGAATTAATAAATTACTAAATTAATAATTTATGAATTAATGAACTAATACATCATAAATAAATTATAAATTTAAATTAGTTATTATTCTGATTAATACTTATTTAATCGAATATACAATTAATTAAATTACATAATCAGTTAAATCAATGAAATCCCTCATAGGACTTACAGGTTCCGAGTAAATTCTCACGATTTTCCTTGCAACTTCTCTGGTGAAATATCCTTTTTCTGCTTTTATTCTTTTTATCCTAAAAAACAGTTCACCCGCCCTATAAATTTGGTCTTCTTCGAAAGCTTGATTATGTGAAACTAAGACGCTAAATGAACGAGTTATTCCACCAGCACTAACAGAAATGTTGACTTTTTTGGGTACGTCCAAAGATTTAGCCCATATCATTTTAATGTCTTTTGCCATTGCAGATTCTACTCTTCTTGAACCCTCGAGTTCTACACTTGTTATTTCAACATTTTCGCCTTTTACTTCGATTGTATCCTCAACGCTCAACTTTTCGTCATCTGGAATGTCGACAGTGAATTGTTCAGATTGATTGTATCTACTTACAACAACTTTGAGGTGTTGTAATTTACATCTTTTCTCGATGTTGTGTACATTTCCACAATCTTGGCACTTTACGGTGTATCTCAAAAGTTTCTTTGTTTCAACTTTTTTGATTAGTTCGTGAGGAGTAATATCATTGCATATAGGACATTCAAAATATAACTGTTCTTCAAATGTTTCGCATTCTTCATCATTTCCATCTTGAAAATTTTCATTGTTTAAGTTCTGGTTCTCGCTCATTTTACCACTGTTTCTAATTATATCGTTAAATTCAAATTATTTCAAATTAAATCCTTTGATTAAATTCTGTAATTAACCATTTGATTAAATTTGAACAAGTATTTTATATAAGTATTATATTTTTAAGTATATATATTCTGATTACCAATTATATGTGATAAACAGCAAGTCAATTATCTTCTTCTTCTGTTTTGTCTTCTATTTGGTCTCTTTTTCATTTTAACTTTTGTATTCATTGATTTTTCTAAGAAATCATCGTATTTAAATGGTATTTCATCACCAATTAATCCTCTGTTTTTCATATATTCTCTTGCGATTAAGTAGTACATTAAAGATACTGATTTTCTACCTTTGTTGTTGGTAGGAATAATAAAGTCAATGTGTGAGGTTAAATGTTCTGTGTCGCACATACCTACAATAGGGATTCCGATTTCAATAGCTTCTTTTAATGCTTGTTTGTCTACTCTTGGGTCGCTTAAGAATAAAACTTCTGGTTCCATGAACTTTCTTGATGCAGGGTTTGTTAATGTACCCGGAACAAATCTGCCTGCGAGTGTTTTGATTCCTGTTGTTTTACCGAATTTTTCTAAAGGTCCTACTGTGTAAACTCTTCTTGAAACTGCCAAAATTTGTTCTGGTTCATAGTTTGATAAGAATTTTGCAGCTAATCTTAATCTTTCATCAGTTTTCCTAACGTCTAATACATATAAACCGTCAGCCCTAACTCTGTAGATAAATCTTCTCATATCTTCGGTTTTTTGCTGTGTACCGATGTGGATACCTGATGCTAAGTAGGTGTCCAACGATGTTAATAGGTTATCGTCTGCCATGTTTTTTTCCTCCAAAATAGTGGTTTCTTGACTTTTTAAAACTAAAGCCTTTAACATGTTTTCCAAACACTAAAAACTTAGAATTTTACAATTTAATTTGTAATTAATTAATTTGTAATTAATTAATTTAATGATTAATTAAAAAATTCCCGTTTATGTAGTAATTTGGACTTTTTTGTTTTATGAATGATTAATTTACATTAAAATATACCATTATAAAATATATATTTACAATTATAAATTTATTGACAATCATTCTTTTAATTTTTTAATATAGTTATTTAACGTTTTTCTTATTATTTGGTTTAAAATCTTTTAAAATCGTTTAAAATCAAATTTTAAAGAAAGTATCTAATTCGGTTTTATAACCTAATAGATGTTTTATCACTTAATATATATAGTTTTGCCATTTCTAATTCGAACATTTTATAAAGGACTATATATCAAATATTATAATAGTAATAGTAAATATAGTAAATTAGATATAAAATTAGATATAAAAATTAGATATGAGATATATAAAATAAGGTAAATTTCATAACGAATTTCATAAAAATAAGGTATGTGGGAATTAAATAATAAATAATAAATACTCATATTTACAAATTTATATGTATGAGGGTTACATGCCCTACCCAAACGAGGGATTGGTGTAAAAAATGGAATATGAACCTATAAAAACTCAACTTGACACGATAAATACTAAAATAAAAGAATTGTACGAAGAAGCTAAAGACTTAAAGAAAATAAGAGACGATGCAAACGAAAAAGTTAAGGAATTTAAAGAAACTCGGGAAGCCATTAACACAGATGTAAAAAATAGAATTGAAGAGATTAGGGAATTAAAACAGAAAAGGGCAGGACTTCTTGAAGAATTTAAGATGATGAAATTAACAAAAACTCAAATTGCTGAAAAAATTGAGCAATTGGAAATGCAACTCGAAACGAGTGCTACGGATATGGATAAAGAGCAAGCTTTAGCAGCTCAAATTCAGTCATATCAAGAATTATATAAAAGAGCTTCAGAATTAGAAAAATTAAACGAAGTAATTAAAGAAATGTCTGATAGTATATCAATATTGGTAAATGAATCATCAGAAGAACATAAAAAAGTTTTAGAAAATGCGAGAACCAGTGCGGAAAAACACCAAGAATTATTATTGGCGTACAATGAGATAAATGAATTAAAAACTAAAGCTTCAGAGCTTCACGAACAACTTAAAAATCTAAAATTACAAGAGATTTCACAAGATACAACAGAATAATTAATAATTAATAATTAATTAGAGAATAATTTTGTGATAACCTATTATTGTATTGTTTTATATGATTTATTTTATTATTCTTTTTTACATATTTTTAGAAGTAGTTAAATAATTTAAAGAACTTTTATCACTATTTTAATGTATTTTTTGAGATATTTTATTTTAAATATTAACGCCGTAAGTTTATATATTATTAAATCATAATATATGACAAAAATAGTATGGAATTAAAAACAAATGGATAAATTTTGAACTATTGTATAAATATGTATACTTATTTTAAAGTTCAGTACATCAAGGATTTATTTTATAAACACTATTAAACACTATTGTATTATAAACGTGAAATTATGAATTTAAAATTAAACTTAGAATTATCTTTTAAAAATTTGGTATTTAAAATATGAAACACTTGCTTTATTTGGTTTTTAATTTTAATATGAAAAATATAGCAAATTAATAAATTAATAAATTAATAAAAAAATAAGATAATTAATAAAATTAACAAAAATAAGATAAATTAACAATTAAGGTGTGTGTATTATGAGTCAAACGTCAACCGAAGCATACTTATTCAAAAAATCACTCAAAGAATTAAAGGGAAAAAAAGGAAAAGGTACTGAATTAATTAGTGTTTACGTACCTGCAGGTAGAAGAGTATCTGATATATCCCAATATTTAAGACAAGAATTATCACAATCTTCTAACATTAAAAGTAAAACCACGATGAAAAACGTTCAATCAGCTATCGAGGTAATTTTGCAAAGATTAAAACTATTAAAAGAGCCTTTAGAAAACGGTGCAATAATCTTTGCTGGAATGATACCACGAGGTGGTCCGGGTACTGAAAAAATGGAAGTTTATGTATTAGAACCGCCTGAACAAGTTAAAACTTTTATATATAGGTGTGATTCTCAATTTTTCACCGACCCACTTGAAGACTTCATACAAGATAAAGAAGTTTATGGAGTAATCCTCGTAGATAGAAACGAAGCTACAATCGGTACAGTTAAAGGTAAAAGCATTACTATCTTAAAAAAGTTAACAAGTGGTGTACCAGGTAAATTTAAAGCAGGGGGTCAATCTGCAAGGAGATTGGAGAGATTAATTGACGATGCTGCCCATCAATTTATGGTAAGGATTGGAGAATATTCAAATGAAGCATTTATGCCAATATTAGAAGAAAAAAAATTGAAAGGGCTATTACTTGGCGGTCCTGGGAATACTAAAAACGAATTCGTTGAAAAAGGGTTTTTACACCACGAATTAGGTAAAAAGGTAATTGATACTTTCGATTTATGTTATACTGAAGAATTTGGAATTAGGGAATTATTGGATAAAGCTTCCGAATTACTTAGAGATATGGACTTAATGAAAGAAAAAGTAATCATACAGAAGTTCTTTAAAGAATTAATTAAAGATGATGGCGGTCTTGCAGCTTACGGTGAAAAACAAGTGATGAAATACCTTGAAATGGGTGCAATTGAAACACTTATCGTAACTGAAGACTTAAACACAACTCGTATAACAATAAAATGTAATAATTGTGGTGCCATTACACACGTGAATGTTAAAAACAACGAATTATACAAATTTGAAGATGAATTAAAGTCAAAATCTTGTCCAAATTGTGAAGGTTCGTTATCAATTGTTGAAGAGATGGACATAATTGAATATTTAGCGGAACTCTGTATAATAAACGGTTCAAATATTGTCGTTGTTTCGACTGATACTGAAGAAGGAAACCAGATATCAAAAGCATTCCGTGGAATTGCTGCAATATTAAGATATAAAGTTTAATTAGTTAATTTATATAATTACTAATTATTTAATTATTTTATAAATATTATTTTTACATTTTCATTTACGTTTAGCATTTTTTTAATATGAAATAATAAATTATAAAAATAGAAAAAAATAAAATAATGAGTATTATTAAAATTAATAACAATATCGATATAAAACATTAAAAATAATTTAAAAATATCGATAAAATACATAATAGAATTAAAAAAACCTATTGTGATAAGATGCTTGAAATTCTTGGTTATGTTGAGAAAGATATTCGGAAAATGGACTTTAATGAAGTTTTAGATGAAGAACCCAAACTTATTTGGATGGATTGCTACGACCCATCTGATGAAGAATTATATGCGATATCTGAAAAATTAGGTATTGATACTGATGAGTTAGCTTTAGGTCTCGACGAGCAGGAAGTTCCAAGGGTTGAAGAGGAAGAAGATTACTATTTAATAGTTTTTAAAGCTCCATTGTTTGAAGAAGACATCACTACAACTTCTTTCGGTGTCTTTGTAAAAAATAACATAGTATTAACGATACATAAAGATAAAATTAAAGCAATAGGTAAATTACATAGGGCAATATGTTACAAAAAACCTCGCAATGTATTGGACAAAGGAAATGGGTTTTTTATATACACCCTCTTAAATCAAATCATAAGTAGTTATTCCAAAGTATTGGTCAAAGTAGAGGACGATTTAGACGTTTTAGAGGATAGAATCCTTCAAGACCACAACAAAAACCTTACAGACGATATATTACAACTTAGGAAAATGCTTGTATATTTCCACAAGGCGCTTATATCAAACAAAGATGTTATTTCGCTTTTAAAACGTAAATACTTACCAATAACCACACAAGAAGACAGATGGGAATTTGAAGACCTCTATTACGATATTATTCAGTTAATAGACATGGAAACTACATATAGGGAATTGTTATCCTCTATGATGGATATGACATTGTCAATTGAAAACATTAAAATGAACCAGATTATGAAAATTTTGACAATGGTTACAGCACTTTTTGCGGTTCCCGTGTGGATTACAGGTATTTACGGGATGAATTTTAAATATCTACCATTTTCCGAAGACCCCAATGGTTTTTGGATTATATTGTTAATCTCAATGATATTAATTGTAGTAGTTATGTATATTTTCCTCAAAGAAAAATGGATACGTTAAATAAATTAAAAAGATTTAAAATAATAAAATAAAATATAATAAAAAATAAAATATAATAAAATGGTGAAATAATGACAAATAAAGAATTTGTAATATGGCCTGCTTATTTCGACGTTCAAAATAGCCGTTCAAAAGGTAGAAAATTAAATAAAGAATTTTGTACTCGAAACGTTAAATTAAAAGAAATAGTTTCTGCAGTTAAAAAATTAGGCTATTCATACGAACAGGTAAATTCAAAGGCATACCCAAAAGAACCCTGGGAAAATAACGGATATGTTAAGGTTAAGATTGAAAACTCCGAAAACTCAACTATTGGAAAATATGAGTTATTACTTCAAATAGGCAAACAACTCTGTGCATAAAATAATATTATCAAAATAATTTTTTTAAATACAAATTAAAATTTTTAGAATTTATTAAATTTAAATAATCTATTTTAAAATCGTTTCTTTAATTGGTTTAATTATAAAAATAAATAAATAAAAAAGAAAATACCTAATTTATAATTGATTTTAAAATCATATAAATTAAGTAAAATTTGAAATAATTACTATTTCAAATCTAATGCTTTTTAAAGCCACACGTATATGCTTGAATGCCACAATATAATTATTTATTTAACTAATTTCTATTTCAAATTAGATAGCTAACTATCTAAATAAATAGCAAATTAATTTTTACCATCGATATTAATCTCAATATTTATTGGTCCATTTGTTGTAGCTGGCTTACCATCGATTCTTTCATCGATATCAACCAAGTCGTTTAACCGTTCTTGAACTTTTTCAGAAATTTTTTGAATAATTGCGGAAGGTTCAACTGCTGAGTAAATGTATGGTTTTTTGCCTAAACCTTCTTTTTTCATTTTTTCTCTATTTACATATCCTAAATTATACATCTCGAGAATTGATTCTCTTACAGTTGAGGGGTATATGCCAGTACCATTTGCGATTTCTTCCACAGTACTTTTCTCAAATTTTCTAAGGAATATGTATATCTTAGCCCTTACCTCACTTGCCATTAAGTTAGAGATGTTTTGAACTAAAATTCTATCTACATTTTCAATGATTTTTTGAGTAATATTGTCACCACGTTTATTTAGTTAACTATTGTAAAGATTTAATATGTACATTATTATTAAATAGTTATTTCAATTTAAGGGGTTATTTTTTATTTAACTAATTTAAGACTTTTATCAACTATAAAATATAATAGACAATTGTCGATATATAATATTTCGATATTCGAGTCCCAATTTATTAAACAAAATAATAATAACCTATAATTTTATATATAGTTTTTGGTTATTTAAATTATAGCTCATTCTTATAGTAATAATTATTAGCCTTATTATATAAAATATTATCAAATATTATCATAAAATATTTAATACACTAAATAGTAATATAAAAAAATAGTCTTATAAGATATTTTGAAAATGCAATAAGATAACTTTTAACAGGCGTTATTACTATTCGATAAATAATACACACGTTATCGTAATATACAATTATAGAATATATAGTTATCGTACATATGCCATTTATTAGCTATCTATATTATAATTATAATTATTATTATTATTATTATTATTATTATTATCCAAACTTAATTCACATTATTATAACAGTTAACAAATTAAGTAAGTTAAATCAGATTGATTAATAAATTAATAACTTATAATAAAAAGATTCTTAAAACCTTATTTAAAATAAAAAATCATAATATATGAAAAAATGAAACTTATACCCTATAAACTCCATACTAATCCATATATTAGGTTTGGATGAGATAAATACACTAAACAATGTAATTATAAAACTTATGACAATAACTTAATGACATAATGTAAATTCTTAAGTATGTCAGCTTCCGAAGAAATACCTCATAATTACAATATGGGCATATATGTTAAAGTGTAGTGTCCTCAATATTAAATATAAAATTATTATGTTCTTCGATTTATTAAGATTTTAAACATTCTATAACCTTAATAGAATGAATAATTATTTTTAAATATAAGACTAAATGTTTATCCATAACATATTTATTCGTCATATCTCTTGACAAATAATAGGGCAATAATGGGAATAATATCCCATTTTTGATTTAGCTCATCTCATATATATTACTTTCCATTTTTGGAATACCTTTCAAAGTTAAATAATAACCAAGTTGTTAAAAAAGTGGATTATTTCAAAACCATATGTAAATTTTTAAATATAAAGACCATCTAAATATTACTAAATAAATTATAATAATAGCAAATATATAAAAATACATTACAAATGTAGTTATTAGAAATAATACGAATATGGGATAAATTATGAAAATCATTAAAGCATTAAATAAAAGCAAAGCTATCGAAATATTACAATATCTTATGAATGAAGATAAGTCATACTTTAGTGAAATCGTAGTTATAACTCATTCTAATAGTTCTACCACCTATCGAGCACTTGAATGTTTAAACGAAGCAGGTTTGGTTTCAAGATATGAAGAAGGAGAAAAAAGAAACGACAAAGTATACTATAACATTACGAATAAGGGCATTAAAGTAATGGATTTAGTTAAAAAAATAGATGATATAGAATAGACCAACCACTATACTATATACATTATTTTAATCTATAGTACACTAAAGAATTTAAATATTGATATATAATATCGACATATAACGTTCATAAGTATATTTTATTACGAATAAAAATTAAAATATAACTCTTTTTAATTAATTACTATCCAAAATATCTTTTTTAAATAATAAGTATGTATTAAAAGGATATAATATAAAAAAATTAAAAATAGTAATTTAAAATTATTCGTTTAACATTTCACTCTTTTCTTCAGATGACAATATATCTACAATTTCTGAAGGTTTTCCGATTTTTATTAATTTACCGCCCCTTACAAGACCTGCCCTATCGCATACGTTTAATACAAAGTCCATATCGTGCGATACGATAATATATGTTTGGTCAAGTTCTTTTCTTGAGTACTGAATTGATTCTGCAACCATATTTCTTGTAATTGGGTCCATTGTACCGGTTGGTTCATCTAAAAGTACTAAGTGAGGCTCTCTGATTAAAACCTGAGCTAAAGCAACCCTGTGCTTTTCACCGACACTTAACTCTTTAGGGTACTTGTCCAACATTCCAGTAGCTTCTTCTTCGGTGAAACCTACAGATATTAAAGTATGCTCTGCTTTCATTTTTGCGAACTCAGCAGGCATTTCAAGACCGATTGATTCAGTTAAGTTATAAAGTATAGTTCTGTGAGGGTATAAACTGTATTCTTGGAATAAAATACCTATGTATCTTCTTGCTCTTCCCCTGTTAGCAGGTCCTGCTTTTGTCATATCCACAAGTTGTTCACCCAATCTAAATGTATAATTACCTTTAGAAGGTGGCAAAATACCTGCAATTATTTTTGACAAAGTTGTCTTACCTGCACCACTTAAACCAACAAGTCCGAATATTTCTTTTTCGTTGATTGAAAGGTCAACACCATTTACAGCTTTTACGATACCTCTTTCAACTGATACATATCTTTTTTCAACGTCTTTCAAGTTAATAAGTTCATCTTTTATTTCCACGTCATCGAACTTTTTCATGGAAGTAATGGTTTTCATAAACTCATCTACTACCTTTTTACTTTCGTCAAACATCTTAACTTTACCATTTTCAAGCCAAATTGTAGACTGTGAAAGCTCTTCGATAACTTCAGGCCAGTGTGATGTGATAACCATTGCAATATTATGCTTAACAACTGTTTCAGCTAATGCTGTGTGTACCAACTGTGCTGTTTTAGGGTCTAATGTACCTGTTGGTTCGTCTGCTAAAAATATAACTGGGTCTTTAGCGATTTGTCTTGCTAAAACTACCCTTTGCTTTTCCCCACCACTCAAGTCTCTGGAAATGTGGGTAATTCTATGCTCCAATTTTACCATTTTAATTAATTCGAGTGCTTTATCACTTGCTTCCTTTCCTTCTACACCTGCATTTCTTAAAGCTTCCAAAATGTTTTCTGCTACAGTTCTCTCACCATAAAGTGCGAAAGTCCTTTGCAACATAATTGCAATTTTCTTCTTTAAGTTGTAGGTCATTTCGTCGTTTTCCCAGAAATCAACTGCTTTTTCTTTAAATTCTCCAACCTGCTCTTCATTACACTGGCATGGTTGACCTGCTTTTGATGGAACTTCAACTTTACCACATTTATTACATACTGCAACGTGGTAGATTACACTACCTTCAGTAGGTTCATAACCTTCCATACCTCTTAACATGTGTAATAAAACAGATTTTCCGGAACCACTCCTTCCCAAAACACCTAAAACTTGCCCTTCATCGAGGGTAAAATTGATATTTTTTAAAACGGTATGGTCTCCAAATTTTTTAGTAACGTTTTTTACTTCTATTAAACGCATAAAATCACCTTAAAATTAATATAAACATAAAATTACGAATTAAATAACTATATTACATAAAGAATTATCGTATTCATAATATAATCCACGTGATAAACCCATAACATATATAATTAATATTTAACATAGTATATGAATTTTACCCATAAGTGCACATATTATAAATCCATAAAATTATTTAAGTGTTTTCATTTAAAACATGGTAAAATTACATAACATACAATATTTTAACTTATATTATATTTATTTTTAGTTATATTAATCTTGTATGAAATATAAAAGATTTATGTTAATTTATGTTAGATATAAAGATATAAAACATTTTAAATTTTATAAAAGCCCAGATTTACAAGTTAAACGCCTTTTCGTTCCTTCCAATTGCAATGTCTTACTCTATAATTACATCTGCCCCCACCACAAACATCTCCGCAATTTCTTAATTTGTAGTGTCCTCCACCTATTTGGAGTACTTTACCATTTATTAAAGCATCTGAAACTTTTTGTCGTGCAGATTTTAAAATATTCCAAAAAACACGCCTCGAAATACCCATAGAATTTGCTGCATCTTCGTGAGAATAACCGATATAATCAACAAGTCTTAAACTCTCTAATTCTTCCACAGTTAATTGTAAAGGCTCTAATTCATATCTTGGCTGACCAACTGGTTTAAAATACTCCACTTTTGGCTCTTCACTTATCAACCTTGGTATTTTAGGCCTACCTTTCCTTTCATCATTTTTTGAGCCAGATTTGTTGTTTTTAACATCTTCAGCACCATCGATATTTTCTTTCGAAATATCTTGATTA encodes:
- a CDS encoding 30S ribosomal protein S3ae produces the protein MARMKARSTKGKRMTRDTWKTKVWYNIVAPKSFGGAEIGQTPANDPAGLIGRVSEISLKDLTNDHSKHSIRMQFKVNSVSGKNAVTQFVGHDTTREYLKSQVRRRRSKITTIIDVRTKDGFKLRVKALVLTAVRARDHHKTEIRLKTEQIIRDMSKELTFPEFVHAMLMGAMGSKIYGECKKLFPLRRVEVYKSDVMEIGVETPVAEEKAEEEKAEAQ
- a CDS encoding HVO_0476 family zinc finger protein; the protein is MSENQNLNNENFQDGNDEECETFEEQLYFECPICNDITPHELIKKVETKKLLRYTVKCQDCGNVHNIEKRCKLQHLKVVVSRYNQSEQFTVDIPDDEKLSVEDTIEVKGENVEITSVELEGSRRVESAMAKDIKMIWAKSLDVPKKVNISVSAGGITRSFSVLVSHNQAFEEDQIYRAGELFFRIKRIKAEKGYFTREVARKIVRIYSEPVSPMRDFIDLTDYVI
- the rpsB gene encoding 30S ribosomal protein S2; protein product: MADDNLLTSLDTYLASGIHIGTQQKTEDMRRFIYRVRADGLYVLDVRKTDERLRLAAKFLSNYEPEQILAVSRRVYTVGPLEKFGKTTGIKTLAGRFVPGTLTNPASRKFMEPEVLFLSDPRVDKQALKEAIEIGIPIVGMCDTEHLTSHIDFIIPTNNKGRKSVSLMYYLIAREYMKNRGLIGDEIPFKYDDFLEKSMNTKVKMKKRPNRRQNRRRR
- a CDS encoding DUF7121 family protein; translated protein: MEYEPIKTQLDTINTKIKELYEEAKDLKKIRDDANEKVKEFKETREAINTDVKNRIEEIRELKQKRAGLLEEFKMMKLTKTQIAEKIEQLEMQLETSATDMDKEQALAAQIQSYQELYKRASELEKLNEVIKEMSDSISILVNESSEEHKKVLENARTSAEKHQELLLAYNEINELKTKASELHEQLKNLKLQEISQDTTE
- the prf1 gene encoding peptide chain release factor aRF-1, whose translation is MSQTSTEAYLFKKSLKELKGKKGKGTELISVYVPAGRRVSDISQYLRQELSQSSNIKSKTTMKNVQSAIEVILQRLKLLKEPLENGAIIFAGMIPRGGPGTEKMEVYVLEPPEQVKTFIYRCDSQFFTDPLEDFIQDKEVYGVILVDRNEATIGTVKGKSITILKKLTSGVPGKFKAGGQSARRLERLIDDAAHQFMVRIGEYSNEAFMPILEEKKLKGLLLGGPGNTKNEFVEKGFLHHELGKKVIDTFDLCYTEEFGIRELLDKASELLRDMDLMKEKVIIQKFFKELIKDDGGLAAYGEKQVMKYLEMGAIETLIVTEDLNTTRITIKCNNCGAITHVNVKNNELYKFEDELKSKSCPNCEGSLSIVEEMDIIEYLAELCIINGSNIVVVSTDTEEGNQISKAFRGIAAILRYKV
- the corA gene encoding magnesium/cobalt transporter CorA, which encodes MLEILGYVEKDIRKMDFNEVLDEEPKLIWMDCYDPSDEELYAISEKLGIDTDELALGLDEQEVPRVEEEEDYYLIVFKAPLFEEDITTTSFGVFVKNNIVLTIHKDKIKAIGKLHRAICYKKPRNVLDKGNGFFIYTLLNQIISSYSKVLVKVEDDLDVLEDRILQDHNKNLTDDILQLRKMLVYFHKALISNKDVISLLKRKYLPITTQEDRWEFEDLYYDIIQLIDMETTYRELLSSMMDMTLSIENIKMNQIMKILTMVTALFAVPVWITGIYGMNFKYLPFSEDPNGFWIILLISMILIVVVMYIFLKEKWIR
- a CDS encoding signal recognition particle subunit SRP19/SEC65 family protein, coding for MTNKEFVIWPAYFDVQNSRSKGRKLNKEFCTRNVKLKEIVSAVKKLGYSYEQVNSKAYPKEPWENNGYVKVKIENSENSTIGKYELLLQIGKQLCA
- a CDS encoding helix-turn-helix domain-containing protein, whose protein sequence is MASEVRAKIYIFLRKFEKSTVEEIANGTGIYPSTVRESILEMYNLGYVNREKMKKEGLGKKPYIYSAVEPSAIIQKISEKVQERLNDLVDIDERIDGKPATTNGPINIEINIDGKN
- a CDS encoding winged helix-turn-helix domain-containing protein, whose amino-acid sequence is MKIIKALNKSKAIEILQYLMNEDKSYFSEIVVITHSNSSTTYRALECLNEAGLVSRYEEGEKRNDKVYYNITNKGIKVMDLVKKIDDIE
- the atwA gene encoding methyl coenzyme M reductase system, component A2, translated to MRLIEVKNVTKKFGDHTVLKNINFTLDEGQVLGVLGRSGSGKSVLLHMLRGMEGYEPTEGSVIYHVAVCNKCGKVEVPSKAGQPCQCNEEQVGEFKEKAVDFWENDEMTYNLKKKIAIMLQRTFALYGERTVAENILEALRNAGVEGKEASDKALELIKMVKLEHRITHISRDLSGGEKQRVVLARQIAKDPVIFLADEPTGTLDPKTAQLVHTALAETVVKHNIAMVITSHWPEVIEELSQSTIWLENGKVKMFDESKKVVDEFMKTITSMKKFDDVEIKDELINLKDVEKRYVSVERGIVKAVNGVDLSINEKEIFGLVGLSGAGKTTLSKIIAGILPPSKGNYTFRLGEQLVDMTKAGPANRGRARRYIGILFQEYSLYPHRTILYNLTESIGLEMPAEFAKMKAEHTLISVGFTEEEATGMLDKYPKELSVGEKHRVALAQVLIREPHLVLLDEPTGTMDPITRNMVAESIQYSRKELDQTYIIVSHDMDFVLNVCDRAGLVRGGKLIKIGKPSEIVDILSSEEKSEMLNE
- a CDS encoding DUF134 domain-containing protein; protein product: MEENKNNQDISKENIDGAEDVKNNKSGSKNDERKGRPKIPRLISEEPKVEYFKPVGQPRYELEPLQLTVEELESLRLVDYIGYSHEDAANSMGISRRVFWNILKSARQKVSDALINGKVLQIGGGHYKLRNCGDVCGGGRCNYRVRHCNWKERKGV